A genomic segment from Toxotes jaculatrix isolate fToxJac2 chromosome 6, fToxJac2.pri, whole genome shotgun sequence encodes:
- the LOC121183182 gene encoding mucin-2-like isoform X2 — translation MERKILCWMFLIGYFDASFGQATTGVSLTTTTTANLTPVTTPVGPNTTTVEPTTGTAASTKTTSTPAATTATSLTTTEAPMTTGGMETTTTTVKVTTLLLSSSTTITTSDSANTTSTPAATTEAPSTTTAALLTTTEAPLTTGGTQTTTTAPQMTTPVFSSTSAETTITTSDSATTTSTPAATTEAPSTTTAASLTATEAPTTTGGTQTTTTAPQMTTPVFSSTTAITTSDSATTTSTPAATTEAPSTTTSALLTTTKAPSTTSGTRATTTAPQVSTPVFSSTSAETTITTSDSATTTSTPAATTEKPSTTTAASLRSTEAPTTTGGTETTTSAPQMTTPVFSSTTSAETTITTSDSTTTTSTTAATTEAPSTTTAASLTTTKAPTTTGGTQATTTAPQVTTPVFSSTSAETTITTSDSATSTSTPVATTEAQSSTTAASLTLTEAPSSTGGTQATTTTQQVTTPVFSSTSAETTITTSDSATTTSTPAATTEAPSTTTAASLTATEAPTTTGGTQTTTTSPQMTTPVFSTTPAATTEAPSTTTSALLTTTEAPSTTGGTQAITTAAQVTTPVFSSTTSAETTITTSDSATTTSTPVATTEAQSSTTAASLTITEAPSSTGGTQATTTAQQVTTPVFSSTSAETTITTLESATTTSTPAATTEAPSTTTAASLTTIEAQTTTGGTQATTPAPQITSPVFSSTTSAETTMTTSESATTTSTTAATSEAPSTTTAASLITTEAPTTTAETTITTSDSATTMSTPAATTEAPSTTTAASLTATEAPTTTGGTQTTTTAPQMTTPVFSSTTSDSTTMTSTPAATTEALSTTTSALLTTTEAPSTTGGTQATTTAPQVTTPVFSSSSAETTIITSDSATTTSTPAATTEEPSSTTAASLRSTETPTTTGGTQTITTAPQITTPVFSSTSAETTITTSDSTTTSTTAATTEAPSTTTAASLTTTEAPTTTGGTQTTTTAPQMTTPVFSSTTAITTSDSTTTTSTPAATTEAALTTGGTQATTIAPQMTTPVFSSTAAITTSDSTTTTSTPAATTEAPSTTTAALLTTTEAPSTTGGTQTTTTAPQVTTPFFSSTTSAEITITTSDSATTSTTAATTEAPITTAETTIATSDTATTTSTPAATTEKPSTTTAASLTTTEAPTTTGGTQTTTTSPQMTTPVFSSTTAITTSDSTTTTSTPAATTEAPSTTTSALLTTTEAPSTTGGTQTTTTAPQVTTPFFSSTTSAEITITTSDSTTTSTTAATTEAPSTTTAASLTTTEAPTTTGGTQTTTTAPQMTTPVFSSTTAITTSDSTTTTSTPAATTEAALTTGGTQATTIAPQMTTPVFSSTAAITTSDSTTTTSTPAATTEAPSTTTAALLTTTEAPSTTGGTQTTTTAPQVTTPFFSSTTSAEITITTSDSATTSTTAATTEAPITTAETTIATSDTATTTSTPAATTEKPSTTTAASLTTTEAPTTTGGTQTTTTSPQMTTPVFSSTTAITTSDSTTTTSTPAATTEAPSTTTSALLTTTEAPSTTGGTQTTTTAPQVTTPFFSSTTSAEITITTSESATTTSTPAATTEAPSTTTAASLTTTEAPTTTGGTQTITTTPQMTTSVLSSTTVITTSDSTTTTLTPAATTEAPSTTTSALLTMSEEPSTTGGTQTTTTAPQVTTPFFSSTTNAETTITTSDSATTTSTPAATTEAPSTTTAASLTTTEAPITIAETTITTFDSATTSTPAATTEAPSTTTAASLTTTEAPTTTGGTQTTTTAPQMTTPVFSSTTAITTSDSTTTTSTPAATTEAPSTTTSALLTTTEAPSTTGGTQATTTASQVTTPVFSSTSAETTITTSDSATTTSTPAATTEAPSTTTAASLTATEAPTTTGGTQTTTTSPQMTTPVFSSTTATTTSDSTTTSTPAATTEAPSTTTSALLTTTEAPSTTGGTQATTTAPQVTTPFFSSTTSAETTITTSDSTTTTSATAATTEAPSTTTAASLTTTEAPTTTGGTQTTTISPQMTTPVFSSTTATTTSDSTTTTSTPATTISPQMTTPVFSSTTATTTSDTTTTTSTPATTTAASLTTIKAQTTTGGTQATTTAPQMTTPVFSSTTSAETTITTSESATTTSTTAATSEAPSTTTAASLITTEAPTTTAETTITTSDSATTTSTPAATTEAPSTTTAASLTATEAPTTTGGTQTTTTAPQMTTPFFSSTTAITTSDSTTMTSTPAATTEAPSTTTSALLTTTEAPSTTGGTQATTTAPQVTTPVFSSTSAETTITTSDSATTTSTPAATTEAPSTTTAASLTATEAPTTTGGTQTTTTSPQMTTPVFSSTTATTTSDSTTTSTPAATTEAPSTTTSALLTTTEAPSTTGGTQATTTAPQVTTPFFSSTTSAETTITTSDSTTTTSATAATTEAPSTTTAASLTTTEAPTTTGGTQTTTISPQMTTPVFSSTTATTTSDSTTTTSTPATTISPQMTTPVFSSTTATTTSDSTTTTSTPATTTAASLTTIKAQTTTGGTQATTTAPQMTTPVFSSTTSAETTITTSESATTTSTTAATSEAPSTTTAASLITTEAPTTTAETTITTSDSATTTSTPAATTEAPSTTTAASLTATEAPTTTGGTQTTTTAPQMTTPFFSSTTAITTSDSTTMTSTPAATTEALSTTTSALLTTTEAPSTTGGTQATITAPQVTTHVFSSSSAETTITTSDSATTTSTPAATTEEPSATTAASLRSTEAPMTTGGTQTTTTAPQMTTPVFSYTTSAETTITTSDSTTTSTAAATTEAPSTTTAASLTTTEAPTTTGGTQTTTTAPQVTTPVFSSTTSAETTITTSESATTTSTPAATTEEPSTTTAASLTTIEAQTTTGGTQTTTTAPQVTTPVFSSTTIAETTITTSDSTTTTSTPASTTEAPSTTTVAPVTTTLNPVSLSTKTTTTISAATITAVSLTTPEAPTTTVQTQVTTPVFSSTTTTTAASSTTTSTPAAITAASVTTTFSPTSTTAETSATISVASSAITATSLETVPPTIATAEPTTATTASPTISATYVGTIATPTTTTSAITAAAQTATTVAPTMNTALNTTTTALLYITTPQSTPTLPVTTTPFQNTTTTGETTTAQSLLSLAHLQIKMTSFGEVSNGTITELIKQFFRDQLPNGTAHMISVKRIRRVKVSP, via the exons ATGGAAAGAAAAATCCTTTGTTGGATGTTTTTGATTGGATACTTTGATGCATCATTTGGACAAG CTACAACTGGAGTCTCAttaacaacaaccacaacagcaAACTTGACACCAGTGACCACTCCTGTAGGACCAAATACCACAACTGTAGAACCAACTACAGGAACTGCTGCTtccacaaaaacaacatcaacaccagctgccacaactGCAACCTCACTGACAACAACTGAAGCACCAATGACAACTGGTGGGATGGAAACTACCACAACTACAGTAAAAGTGACCACACTTCTTTTATCATCCTCAACAACTATCACAACATCTGACTCCGCAAACACAACGTcaacaccagctgccacaactgaagcaccatctaccacaactgCAGCCTTATTGACAACGACCGAAGCACCATTGACAACTGGTGGGACACAAACTACCACAACTGCACCACAAATGACCACACCTGTTTTCTCATCAACAAGTGCAGAAACAACTATCACAACTTCTGACTCTGCAACCACAACGTcaacaccagctgccacaactgaagcaccatctaccacaactgcagcctcactgacaGCAACCGAAGCACCAACGACAACAGGTGGAACGCAAACTACCACAACTGCACCACAAATGACTACACCTGTTTTCTCATCGACAACAGCTATCACAACATCTGACTCCGCAACAACGACGTCTacaccagctgccacaactgaagcaccatctaccacaactTCAGCCTTATTGACAACAACCAAAGCACCATCGACAACTAGTGGGACAAGAGCTACCACAACTGCACCACAAGTGAGCACACCTGTTTTCTCCTCAACAAGTGCAGAAACAACTATCACAACTTCTGACTCCGCAACCACAACGTcaacaccagctgccacaactgaaaaaccatctaccacaactgcagcctcactgaGATCAACCGAAGCACCAACGACAACTGGTGGGACGGAAACTACCACATCTGCGCCACAAATGACTACACCTGTTTTCTCATCTACAACAAGTGCAGAAACAACTATCACAACTTCTGACTCCACAACCACAACGTCAACAACAGCTGCCACAACTGAAGCACCATCTACTacaactgcagcctcactgacaACAACCAAAGCACCAACGACAACAGGTGGAACACAAGCTACGACAACTGCACCACAAGTGACCACACCTGTTTTCTCCTCAACAAGTGCAGAAACAACTATCACAACTTCTGACTCGGCAACCTCAACGTCAACACCAGTTGCCACAACTGAAGCACAATCTTCCACAACTGCAGCCTCTCTGACATTAACCGAAGCACCATCATCAACTGGTGGGACACAAGCTACCACAACTACACAACAAGTGACCACACCTGTTTTCTCATCAACAAGTGCAGAAACAACTATCACAACTTCTGACTCCGCAACCACAACGTcaacaccagctgccacaactgaagcaccatctaccacaactgCAGCCTCTCTGACAGCAACCGAAGCACCAACGACAACAGGTGGAACACAAACTACCACAACTTCACCACAAATGACTACACCTGTTTTCTCAACTacaccagctgccacaactgaagcaccatctaccacaactTCAGCCTTATTGACAACGACCGAAGCACCATCAACAACTGGTGGGACACAAGCTATCACAACTGCAGCACAAGTGACCACACCTGTTTTCTCATCTACAACAAGTGCAGAAACAACTATCACAACTTCTGACTCCGCaaccacaacatcaacaccagtTGCCACAACTGAAGCACAATCTTCCACAACTGCAGCCTCTCTGACAATAACCGAAGCACCATCGTCAACTGGTGGGACACAAGCTACCACAACTGCACAACAAGTGACCACACCTGTTTTCTCATCTACAAGTGCAGAAACAACTATCACAACTTTGGAATCCGCAACCACAACGTcaacaccagctgccacaactgaagcaccatctaccacaactgcagcctcactgacaACAATCGAAGCACAAACGACAACAGGTGGAACACAAGCTACCACACCTGCACCACAAATAACCTCACCTGTTTTCTCATCTACAACAAGTGCAGAAACAACTATGACAACTTCTGAGTCCGCAACCACAACGTCAACAACAGCTGCCACAAGTGAAgcaccatctaccacaactgCAGCCTCTCTGATAACAACTGAAGCaccaacaacaactgcagaaacaactaTCACAACTTCTGACTCCGCAACCACAATGTcaacaccagctgccacaactgaagcaccatctaccacaactgcagcctcactgacaGCAACCGAAGCACCAACGACAACAGGTGGAACACAAACTACTACAACTGCACCACAAATGACTACACCTGTTTTCTCATCGACAACATCTGACTCCACAACAATGACGTCTacaccagctgccacaactGAAGCACTATCTACCACAACTTCAGCCTTATTGACAACAACCGAAGCACCATCGACAACTGGTGGGACACAAGCTACCACAACTGCACCACAAGTGACCACACCTGTTTTCTCCTCATCAAGTGCAGAAACAACTATCATAACTTCTGACTCCGCAACCACAACGTCAACACCAGCTGCCACTACTGAAGAACCATCTTCCacaactgcagcctcactgaGATCAACCGAAACACCAACGACAACAGGTGGGACACAAACTATCACAACTGCACCACAAATTACTACACCTGTTTTCTCATCTACAAGTGCAGAAACAACTATCACAACTTCTGATTCCACAACCACGTCAACAACAGCTGCCACAACTGAAgcaccatctaccacaactgcagcctcactgacaACAACCGAAGCGCCAACGACAACAGGTGGAACACAAACTACCACAACTGCACCACAAATGACTACACCTGTTTTCTCATCGACAACAGCTATCACAACATCTGACTCCACAACAACGACATCTacaccagctgccacaactGAAGCAGCACTGACAACTGGTGGGACACAGGCTACCACAATTGCACCACAAATGACTACACCTGTTTTCTCATCAACAGCAGCTATCACAACATCTGACTCCACAACAACGACGTCTacaccagctgccacaactgaagcaccatctaccacaactgCAGCCTTATTGACAACAACCGAAGCACCATCGACAACTGGTGGGACACAAACTACCACAACTGCACCACAAGTGACCACACCTTTTTTCTCATCTACTACAAGTGCAGAAATAACTATCACAACTTCTGACTCTGCAACCACGTCAACAACAGCTGCCACAACTGAAGCACCAAtaacaactgcagaaacaactaTCGCAACTTCTGACACTGCAACCACAACGTcaacaccagctgccacaactgaaaaaccatctaccacaactgcagcctcactgacaACAACCGAAGCACCAACGACAACAGGTGGAACACAAACTACCACAACTTCACCACAAATGACTACACCTGTTTTCTCATCGACAACAGCTATCACAACATCTGACTCCACAACAACGACGTCTacaccagctgccacaactgaagcaccatctaccacaactTCAGCCTTATTGACAACAACCGAAGCACCATCGACAACTGGTGGGACACAAACTACCACAACTGCACCACAAGTGACCACACCTTTTTTCTCATCTACAACAAGTGCAGAAATAACTATCACAACTTCTGATTCCACAACCACGTCAACAACAGCTGCCACAACTGAAgcaccatctaccacaactgcagcctcactgacaACAACCGAAGCGCCAACGACAACAGGTGGAACACAAACTACCACAACTGCACCACAAATGACTACACCTGTTTTCTCATCGACAACAGCTATCACAACATCTGACTCCACAACAACGACATCTacaccagctgccacaactGAAGCAGCACTGACAACTGGTGGGACACAGGCTACCACAATTGCACCACAAATGACTACACCTGTTTTCTCATCAACAGCAGCTATCACAACATCTGACTCCACAACAACGACGTCTacaccagctgccacaactgaagcaccatctaccacaactgCAGCCTTATTGACAACAACCGAAGCACCATCGACAACTGGTGGGACACAAACTACCACAACTGCACCACAAGTGACCACACCTTTTTTCTCATCTACTACAAGTGCAGAAATAACTATCACAACTTCTGACTCTGCAACCACGTCAACAACAGCTGCCACAACTGAAGCACCAAtaacaactgcagaaacaactaTCGCAACTTCTGACACTGCAACCACAACGTcaacaccagctgccacaactgaaaaaccatctaccacaactgcagcctcactgacaACAACCGAAGCACCAACGACAACAGGTGGAACACAAACTACCACAACTTCACCACAAATGACTACACCTGTTTTCTCATCGACAACAGCTATCACAACATCTGACTCCACAACAACGACGTCTacaccagctgccacaactgaagcaccatctaccacaactTCAGCCTTATTGACAACAACCGAAGCACCATCGACAACTGGTGGGACACAAACTACCACAACTGCACCACAAGTGACCACACCTTTTTTCTCATCTACAACAAGTGCAGAAATAACTATCACAACTTCTGAATCCGCAACCACAACGTcaacaccagctgccacaactgaagcaccatctaccacaactgcagcctcactgacaACAACCGAAGCACCAACGACAACAGGTGGAACACAAACTATCACAACTACACCACAAATGACTACATCTGTTTTATCATCGACAACAGTTATCACAACATCTGACTCCACAACAACGACGTTaacaccagctgccacaactgaagcaccatctaccacaactTCAGCCTTATTGACAATGTCCGAAGAACCATCGACAACTGGTGGGACACAAACTACCACAACTGCACCACAAGTGACCACACCTTTTTTCTCATCTACAACAAATGCAGAAACAACTATCACAACTTCTGACTCCGCAACCACAACGTcaacaccagctgccacaactgaagcaccatctaccacaactgCAGCCTCTCTGACAACAACTGAAGCACCAATAACAATTGCAGAAACAACTATCACAACTTTTGACTCTGCAACCACATcaacaccagctgccacaactgaagcaccatctaccacaactgcagcctcactgacaACAACCGAAGCACCAACGACAACAGGTGGAACACAAA CTACGACAACTGCACCACAAATGACTACACCTGTTTTCTCATCGACAACAGCTATCACAACATCTGACTCCACAACAACAACGTCCacaccagctgccacaactgaagcaccatctaccacaactTCAGCCTTATTGACAACAACCGAAGCACCATCGACAACTGGTGGGACACAAGCTACCACAACTGCATCACAAGTGACCACACCTGTTTTCTCCTCAACAAGTGCAGAAACAACTATCACAACTTCTGACTCCGCAACCACAACGTcaacaccagctgccacaactgaagcaccatctaccacaactgCAGCCTCTCTGACAGCAACCGAAGCACCAACGACAACAGGTGGAACACAAACTACCACAACTTCACCACAAATGACTACACCTGTTTTCTCATCGACAACAGCTACCACAACATCTGACTCCACAACGACGTCTacaccagctgccacaactgaagcaccatctaccacaactTCAGCCTTATTGACAACAACCGAAGCACCATCAACAACTGGTGGGACACAAGCTACCACAACTGCACCACAAGTGACCACACCTTTTTTCTCATCTACAACAAGTGCAGAAACAACTATCACAACTTCTGACTCCACAACCACAACGTCAGCAACAGCTGCCACAACTGAAgcaccatctaccacaactgcagcctcactgacaACAACCGAAGCACCAACGACAACAGGTGGAACACAAACTACCACAATTTCACCACAAATGACTACACCTGTTTTCTCATCGACAACAGCTACCACAACATCTGACTCCACTACAACGACGTCTACACCAGCTACCACAATTTCACCACAAATGACTACACCTGTTTTCTCATCGACAACAGCTACCACAACATCTGACACCACTACAACGACGTCTACACCAGCTACCacaactgcagcctcactgacGACAATCAAAGCACAAACGACAACAGGTGGAACACAAGCTACCACAACTGCACCACAAATGACCACACCTGTTTTCTCATCTACAACAAGTGCAGAAACAACTATCACAACTTCTGAGTCCGCAACCACAACGTCAACAACAGCTGCCACAAGTGAAgcaccatctaccacaactgCAGCCTCTCTGATAACAACTGAAGCGccaacaacaactgcagaaacaactaTCACAACTTCTGACTCCGCAACCACAACGTcaacaccagctgccacaactgaagcaccatctaccacaactgCAGCGTCACTGACAGCAACCGAAGCACCAACGACAACAGGTGGAACACAAACTACCACAACTGCACCACAAATGACTACACCTTTTTTCTCATCGACAACAGCTATCACAACATCTGACTCCACAACAATGACGTCTacaccagctgccacaactgaagcaccatctaccacaactTCAGCCTTATTGACAACAACCGAAGCACCATCGACAACTGGTGGGACACAAGCTACCACAACTGCACCACAAGTGACCACACCTGTTTTCTCCTCAACAAGTGCAGAAACAACTATCACAACTTCTGACTCCGCAACCACAACGTcaacaccagctgccacaactgaagcaccatctaccacaactgCAGCCTCTCTGACAGCAACCGAAGCACCAACGACAACAGGTGGAACACAAACTACCACAACTTCACCACAAATGACTACACCTGTTTTCTCATCGACAACAGCTACCACAACATCTGACTCCACAACGACGTCTacaccagctgccacaactgaagcaccatctaccacaactTCAGCCTTATTGACAACAACCGAAGCACCATCAACAACTGGTGGGACACAAGCTACCACAACTGCACCACAAGTGACCACACCTTTTTTCTCATCTACAACAAGTGCAGAAACAACTATCACAACTTCTGACTCCACAACCACAACGTCAGCAACAGCTGCCACAACTGAAgcaccatctaccacaactgcagcctcactgacaACAACCGAAGCACCAACGACAACAGGTGGAACACAAACTACCACAATTTCACCACAAATGACTACACCTGTTTTCTCATCGACAACAGCTACCACAACATCTGACTCCACTACAACGACGTCTACACCAGCTACCACAATTTCACCACAAATGACTACACCTGTTTTCTCATCGACAACAGCTACCACAACATCTGACTCCACTACAACGACGTCTACACCAGCTACCacaactgcagcctcactgacGACAATCAAAGCACAAACGACAACAGGTGGAACACAAGCTACCACAACTGCACCACAAATGACCACACCTGTTTTCTCATCTACAACAAGTGCAGAAACAACTATCACAACTTCTGAGTCCGCAACCACAACGTCAACAACAGCTGCCACAAGTGAAgcaccatctaccacaactgCAGCCTCTCTGATAACAACTGAAGCaccaacaacaactgcagaaacaactaTCACAACTTCTGACTCCGCAACCACAACGTcaacaccagctgccacaactgaagcaccatctaccacaactgCAGCGTCACTGACAGCAACCGAAGCACCAACGACAACAGGTGGAACACAAACTACCACAACTGCACCACAAATGACTACACCTTTTTTCTCATCGACAACAGCTATCACAACATCTGACTCCACAACAATGACGTCTacaccagctgccacaactGAAGCACTATCTACCACAACTTCAGCCTTATTGACAACAACCGAAGCACCATCAACAACTGGTGGGACACAAGCTACCATAACTGCACCACAAGTGACCACACATGTTTTCTCCTCATCAAGTGCAGAAACAACTATCACAACTTCTGACTCCGCAACCACAACGTCAACACCAGCTGCCACTACTGAAGAACCATCTGCCacaactgcagcctcactgaGATCAACCGAAGCACCAATGACAACAGGTGGGACACAAACTACCACAACTGCACCACAAATGACTACACCTGTTTTCTCATATACAACAAGTGCAGAAACAACTATCACAACTTCTGACTCCACAACCACGTCAACAGCAGCTGCTACAACTGAAGCACCATCTACCACAACCGCAGCCTCACTGACAACAACCGAAgcaccaacaacaacaggtgGAACACAAACTACCACAACTGCACCACAAGTGACCACACCTGTTTTCTCATCTACAACAAGTGCAGAAACAACTATCACAACTTCTGAATCCGCAACCACAACGTcaacaccagctgccacaactgaagaaccatctaccacaactgcagcctcactgacaACAATCGAAGCACAAACGACAACAGGTGGAACACAAACTACCACAACTGCACCACAAGTGACCACACCTGTTTTCTCATCTACAACAATTGCAGAAACAACTATCACAACATCTGACTCCACAACAACGACGTCAACACCAGCTTCCACCACTGAAGCACCATCTACCACTACTGTAGCACCAGTGACAACAACTTTGAACCCAGTTTCTTTAAGCACAAAGACAACTACTACAATAAGTGCAGCCACAATTACGGCAGTCTCATTGACAACACCCGAAGCACCAACTACAACTGTTCAAACACAAGTTACCACACCTGTTTTCTCATCGACAACAACTACCACAGCTGCTTCTTCCACAACAACTTCAACACCAGCTGCCATaactgcagcttcagtgacaaCAACTTTTTCTCCAACTTctacaactgcagaaacatctgccaCAATAAGTGTAGCTTCATCCGCAATAACAGCAACCTCATTGGAAACAGTACCACCAACTATTGCAACTGCAGAGCCAACTACAGCAACTACAGCCTCACCCACCATATCTGCGACCTATGTGGGAACGATTGCCACTCCAACTACAACAACGTCTGCTATaacagctgcagcacaaactgCAACAACAGTAGCCCCAACAATGAATACAGCTctaaacaccacaacaacaGCTTTACTTTACATAACCACACCACAAAGCACACCCACTCTTCCAGTTACTACAACTCCATTTCAAAATACCACGACCACtggagaaacaacaacagcccAAA GTCTTTTGTCACTAGCACATCTCCAGATAAAGATGACTTCCTTTGGCGAGGTCAGCAATGGAACCATCACTGAGCTTATCAAACAG TTTTTCAGAGACCAGCTCCCGAATGGCACAGCCCACATGATCAGCGTGAAAAGGATTCGAAGGGTTAAAGTTTCCCCATAG